A genomic window from Shewanella vesiculosa includes:
- a CDS encoding marine proteobacterial sortase target protein — MRPFFLMPHFSVKHVYKLLCFGLLFVIYACVTRAFASPSGYQDNDISQGTLVYSTQNQVIQALALDTQVSMDVSGLLNRVTVKQVFINDSDQWVNGRYVFPLPENAAVDSMQLRIGDKIIAGKIQPKKQALQTFETAKKQGKQASLLQQQRRNLFSSDVANLAPHEQLIVEISYQQQVEYRDGMFSLRFPLAITPRYNPQGDHNSEPQQQTMPSSHNEVKPIVQAHSQLMVNMQVNIDAGFELNSLNSLYHPIKQSSHGHYYNVSFAGKQIADRDFVLQWQANVGALPQAATFYQTGKTHVTDNSNDFTDAKNVAGAEQRQANPVDNNLYSLVMLMPPSVEVSEQHLIARELILVIDTSGSMSGQSIIQAKQALQFALAGLRDIDSFNIIEFNSDVSMLSATPLPANSRNINRANRFIQSLDANGGTEMRSALQTALVDSVQAQQNDQTAKHNESMLRQVIFMTDGAVGNEHELYQLISNQLGDSRLFTVGIGSAPNSDFMRRAATMGRGTFTYIGDEAEVQQKIEQLLHKIEQPVLTNIGLYYLDGSVPDYWPTTISDLYQNEPLWVSIKSASHQQQPIIVSGNINGQYWQQQLDFDDNQAAKGIDLLWANAQITSLELYKDSSNRQRVDKQVEALGILYHLVTSQTSLVAVDVTPVNPLIDSPIDVQLQNHLPHGLQAAPSSQVLPQTGTASRLWLLIGFSLLGLGLLHYLWLRQRLPGQVLVIESDD; from the coding sequence CGTTTTTTTTGATGCCACATTTTTCTGTAAAGCATGTCTATAAATTACTGTGTTTCGGTTTGTTATTTGTCATTTATGCCTGTGTTACAAGGGCATTTGCCTCACCGTCTGGATATCAAGATAACGATATCAGCCAAGGAACCTTAGTCTATTCTACCCAAAACCAAGTTATACAAGCCTTAGCGCTGGATACTCAAGTGAGCATGGATGTGTCGGGTTTGCTTAATCGTGTCACGGTTAAGCAAGTGTTTATCAATGATTCAGATCAATGGGTTAACGGGCGATATGTCTTTCCTCTACCCGAAAATGCCGCCGTTGATAGCATGCAGTTACGCATAGGTGACAAGATTATAGCGGGTAAAATCCAACCTAAGAAGCAAGCATTACAGACGTTTGAGACCGCTAAAAAACAAGGTAAACAAGCCAGTTTATTACAGCAACAGCGTCGTAACTTATTTTCATCAGATGTGGCCAATCTTGCTCCGCATGAGCAGTTAATTGTTGAGATCAGTTACCAGCAACAGGTTGAATACCGCGATGGGATGTTTAGTTTACGTTTTCCATTAGCGATTACGCCGCGTTATAACCCGCAAGGGGATCATAATAGCGAGCCGCAACAGCAAACCATGCCGTCTAGCCATAATGAGGTGAAGCCTATAGTTCAAGCCCATTCTCAACTGATGGTTAATATGCAAGTAAACATAGATGCAGGGTTTGAGTTGAACTCGCTAAACAGTCTGTATCATCCAATTAAACAGTCAAGTCATGGCCATTATTACAATGTGAGCTTTGCAGGTAAACAAATTGCCGACCGTGATTTTGTGCTGCAATGGCAAGCCAATGTTGGCGCATTACCGCAAGCGGCGACATTTTATCAAACCGGTAAAACCCATGTGACAGATAATAGCAACGACTTTACGGATGCTAAAAATGTTGCAGGGGCAGAGCAAAGACAAGCCAATCCCGTAGATAATAATTTGTACTCGTTAGTGATGTTAATGCCGCCCAGTGTCGAGGTGAGTGAGCAACATCTTATTGCCAGAGAACTGATTTTAGTTATCGACACCTCTGGGTCTATGTCTGGTCAATCGATTATTCAGGCCAAACAAGCATTACAATTTGCCCTCGCTGGGCTGCGTGATATCGACAGTTTCAATATTATTGAATTTAACAGTGACGTCAGTATGTTGTCGGCAACACCATTGCCTGCCAATAGTCGTAATATCAATCGAGCAAATCGGTTTATTCAATCATTAGACGCTAATGGTGGTACCGAAATGCGCAGTGCATTACAAACCGCGCTGGTGGACAGTGTCCAAGCACAACAAAACGATCAAACTGCTAAGCATAACGAGTCCATGTTGCGTCAGGTTATTTTTATGACAGATGGTGCAGTGGGTAATGAACATGAACTGTACCAATTGATTAGTAATCAATTGGGTGACAGTCGATTATTTACTGTTGGCATTGGCTCTGCACCGAATTCAGACTTTATGCGCCGAGCTGCCACTATGGGCCGTGGCACATTTACCTATATTGGTGATGAGGCTGAAGTGCAGCAAAAAATTGAGCAGTTGTTACATAAAATTGAGCAACCAGTGCTAACCAATATTGGCTTGTATTACCTTGATGGCAGCGTACCGGATTACTGGCCGACAACCATTAGCGACCTGTACCAAAACGAACCACTTTGGGTCAGCATTAAATCGGCATCACACCAGCAGCAACCGATTATTGTCTCAGGTAATATCAATGGTCAGTATTGGCAACAACAGCTTGATTTTGATGATAATCAAGCAGCAAAAGGCATTGATCTATTGTGGGCGAATGCGCAAATCACCTCACTCGAATTGTATAAAGACAGTAGTAATCGTCAACGTGTTGATAAACAAGTGGAAGCGTTAGGCATCCTGTATCACCTAGTGACCAGCCAAACCAGTTTAGTTGCAGTAGACGTGACACCGGTAAATCCATTAATTGATAGCCCTATTGACGTGCAATTACAGAATCATCTGCCACATGGTTTGCAAGCGGCACCATCGTCGCAAGTGCTGCCTCAAACGGGAACCGCCAGTCGCTTATGGTTATTAATCGGTTTTAGCTTATTAGGCTTGGGCTTACTGCACTATTTATGGTTAAGACAACGTTTACCAGGGCAGGTGTTAGTGATTGAATCAGATGATTAA
- a CDS encoding acetolactate synthase 3 large subunit: MEKLSGASMIVRSLIDEGVSHIFGYPGGSVLDIYDSLHKISGIEHILVRHEQAAVHMADGYARATGKVGVVLVTSGPGATNAITGIATAYMDSIPLVVLSGQVPSNLIGNDAFQECDMIGISRPIVKHSFLITDAKDIPETVKKAFFIAATGRPGPVVIDLPKDCLSPDILHDYIYPDSVKMRSYNPTTVGHKGQIRRGLQALLAAKKPVLYVGGGAIISGCDAQILALAERLNIPVVSTLMGLGAFPGTHKQSLGMLGMHGLYEANMAMHNTDLIFGIGVRFDDRTTNNVEKYCPNATILHIDIDPSSISKTVRVDIPIVGSADNILDAMLDLLDETNDTNNATAMAAWWSDIEIWRSRQSLEFDRTSDRIKPQQVIETLYKLTNGDAYVASDVGQHQMFAALYYPFDKPRRWINSGGLGTMGFGLPAAMGVKMAFPEETVVCVTGDGSIQMNIQELSTALQYDTPVKIINLNNRFLGMVKQWQDMIYSGRHSQSYMDSVPNFAKIAEAYGHVGMNINHPDELESKLAEALAMKDKLVFVDISVDETEHVYPMLIRGGAMNEMWLTKTEKS; the protein is encoded by the coding sequence ATGGAAAAGCTTTCTGGCGCGAGTATGATCGTGCGCTCATTAATTGATGAAGGTGTCAGCCATATCTTCGGTTACCCCGGCGGTTCGGTGTTAGACATTTACGATTCTCTGCACAAAATATCTGGTATCGAACACATCTTAGTACGTCATGAGCAAGCTGCCGTGCACATGGCAGATGGCTACGCACGCGCTACCGGAAAAGTCGGCGTGGTACTTGTGACCTCAGGCCCTGGTGCAACCAACGCAATTACCGGGATTGCCACCGCGTACATGGATTCAATTCCGCTAGTAGTGCTGTCTGGTCAAGTACCGAGTAATTTGATTGGTAATGATGCCTTCCAAGAATGTGACATGATTGGTATTTCACGCCCTATCGTAAAACACAGCTTTTTAATAACCGACGCTAAAGACATTCCTGAAACAGTCAAAAAAGCCTTCTTTATTGCAGCAACAGGTCGCCCAGGCCCAGTGGTAATTGACTTGCCAAAAGACTGCTTAAGCCCAGATATACTGCATGATTATATTTATCCAGACAGCGTAAAAATGCGCTCATACAATCCAACAACTGTTGGTCATAAAGGCCAAATCCGTCGCGGCTTGCAAGCTTTATTAGCGGCTAAAAAACCTGTGTTATATGTCGGTGGTGGCGCGATAATTTCGGGTTGTGACGCACAAATTCTGGCGCTTGCAGAGCGCTTGAACATCCCAGTGGTCAGTACCCTAATGGGCTTAGGTGCATTTCCAGGCACCCACAAACAAAGTTTAGGTATGTTGGGGATGCATGGTTTATATGAAGCCAATATGGCAATGCATAATACCGATTTAATCTTTGGTATTGGAGTCCGTTTTGACGACCGCACCACCAACAACGTTGAAAAATATTGCCCTAACGCAACCATTTTACACATCGATATTGATCCATCATCTATTTCTAAAACGGTTCGGGTCGATATTCCGATTGTGGGTTCTGCCGATAATATTCTAGACGCTATGTTAGATTTACTCGATGAAACGAACGACACCAATAATGCGACCGCTATGGCTGCTTGGTGGAGCGATATTGAAATTTGGCGCTCACGCCAAAGTTTAGAATTTGATCGCACCAGCGACAGAATCAAACCACAGCAAGTGATTGAAACCTTATACAAACTGACTAATGGCGATGCTTATGTGGCGTCAGATGTCGGCCAACATCAAATGTTTGCTGCCTTGTATTACCCTTTTGATAAACCTCGCCGTTGGATTAACTCGGGTGGATTAGGCACTATGGGCTTTGGTTTGCCTGCGGCAATGGGCGTTAAAATGGCGTTTCCTGAGGAAACGGTAGTATGCGTCACAGGTGATGGTTCTATCCAAATGAATATTCAGGAGCTTTCTACCGCACTGCAATATGACACTCCGGTGAAAATTATTAACTTAAACAACCGCTTTCTTGGCATGGTAAAACAATGGCAAGACATGATTTATTCCGGTCGTCATTCGCAATCCTATATGGACTCTGTACCTAATTTTGCCAAAATCGCCGAAGCTTATGGCCATGTTGGTATGAACATCAATCACCCTGATGAATTAGAATCAAAACTAGCTGAAGCATTGGCAATGAAAGATAAATTAGTCTTTGTTGATATCAGTGTCGACGAGACTGAACACGTATACCCAATGCTCATTCGTGGCGGTGCAATGAACGAAATGTGGCTAACCAAGACGGAGAAAAGCTAA
- the ilvN gene encoding acetolactate synthase small subunit: MRRIISVLLENQPGALSRVVGLFSQRGYNIESLTVAPTEDTTLSRLNITVIADANILEQIEKQLHKLIDILKVANITESPHIEREIALVKVKAQGDQREEVKRTADIFRGQIVDVTSNIYTVQMVGTSDKIDAFIHAITDMTKVIEISRSGVVGLARGEKSMRA; this comes from the coding sequence ATGCGTCGTATTATTTCTGTATTACTTGAAAACCAACCAGGCGCATTATCACGAGTGGTAGGTTTATTTTCTCAGCGCGGTTACAACATTGAAAGCTTAACTGTAGCGCCAACTGAAGATACAACCTTGTCACGTTTAAATATTACCGTGATTGCAGATGCCAATATTCTCGAGCAAATTGAAAAGCAATTGCACAAGCTTATTGATATTTTGAAAGTAGCTAATATTACTGAGTCACCCCACATTGAACGTGAAATTGCCTTAGTAAAAGTGAAAGCTCAAGGCGATCAACGCGAAGAAGTCAAACGCACTGCAGATATTTTTCGTGGTCAAATTGTCGATGTGACTTCCAATATCTATACCGTGCAGATGGTTGGCACCAGCGATAAAATTGATGCATTTATCCACGCGATCACCGACATGACCAAGGTGATTGAAATATCACGTTCTGGTGTAGTAGGTTTAGCCCGTGGTGAAAAATCCATGAGAGCCTAA
- a CDS encoding class GN sortase: MQAKAHFAQFLIERAFEQTLVDNQPHKPWSWADTHPVAKMRVLQQQTDGFQPLGSDLYVLAGASGRNLAFGPGLMLGGAGLGEQGNTIIAGHRDSHFMRLQYVKLGDIIELYSTEGERVLYQITATEVVHETDMKVLAPTAEKHLTLITCYPFDQLSGNAEYRYIVEAKPIDTQPLYS; encoded by the coding sequence ATGCAAGCTAAAGCCCATTTTGCGCAATTTTTGATTGAGCGTGCCTTTGAGCAAACCTTAGTGGATAACCAACCACATAAACCTTGGTCGTGGGCCGACACTCATCCCGTGGCGAAAATGCGCGTATTGCAACAGCAAACCGATGGTTTTCAGCCCTTAGGTAGCGATCTGTATGTGCTCGCTGGGGCCTCTGGGCGTAATTTGGCTTTTGGCCCGGGTTTGATGCTAGGCGGCGCTGGGTTAGGGGAGCAGGGGAATACCATTATAGCGGGTCATCGTGACAGTCACTTTATGCGTTTACAATATGTAAAATTGGGCGACATCATCGAGCTATATAGTACCGAGGGGGAGCGAGTGTTATATCAAATAACGGCCACCGAAGTGGTGCATGAAACTGACATGAAGGTGCTTGCTCCTACGGCAGAAAAACACTTAACCTTGATCACCTGTTATCCGTTTGATCAACTCTCTGGTAATGCCGAATATCGTTATATTGTTGAAGCTAAACCTATCGATACGCAGCCGTTATACAGCTAA